In the genome of Raphanus sativus cultivar WK10039 chromosome 4, ASM80110v3, whole genome shotgun sequence, one region contains:
- the LOC130511265 gene encoding uncharacterized protein LOC130511265, with protein sequence MHLRGSGLLETIDNTKTVSDEKKAKAMIFLRHHIHDGLKDEYITKKDPGDLWQSLKERFDHQKYVILPKPKHEWIHLRFQDYKSVSEFNSAMFGITSRMMLCGEKISDYDMIEKTLSTFHPENVVLQQQYRVNGFKRYSELMQILLVAEQNNQLVLLNHQARPTGSAPFPEVNVASSSYDNWRGRGRGRGRGRNHGCGRGRGRRFRPYDERNKKDSQENERGRDDKRQTEKVCYRCGMKGHWVCTCRTPRHLADLYKESQKGKEKSGGEMNFISDEPGPSFHGLNDDTHLDVSDFLVEPENIDV encoded by the coding sequence ATGCATCTAAGAGGTAGCGGGCTTTTGGAAACCATCGATAATACTAAAACGGTGTCAGATGAGAAAAAGGCTAAAGCCATGATATTTTTACGACACCACATACATGATGGTTTAAAAGATGAATATATTACGAAAAAGGATCCTGGGGACCTCTGGCAATCTCTTAAAGAGAGGTTTGATCACCAGAAGTATGTGATCTTACCAAAACCCAAACACGAGTGGATCCATCTCCGGTTCCAGGACTACAAAAGTGTAAGTGAGTTTAATTCCGCTATGTTCGGAATTACTTCAAGGATGATGTTATGCGGAGAGAAAATAAGCGATTATGATATGATCGAGAAAACTCTCTCCACGTTCCATCCTGAAAATGTAGTCCTGCAGCAACAGTACCGGGTAAATGGATTTAAGCGTTACTCGGAGTTGATGCAAATCCTCCTTGTAGCAGAGCAAAATAATCAACTCGTGTTATTAAACCATCAGGCTCGTCCCACTGGATCTGCTCCATTCCCCGAAGTGAATGTTGCATCATCCAGTTATGATAATTGGAGAGGACGAGGACGTGGACGTGGTCGAGGTCGAAATCATGGTTGTgggagaggacgaggaagaagattcCGTCCGTAtgatgaaagaaataaaaaggattCCCAAGAGAATGAAAGGGGCCGGGATGATAAAAGGCAAACAGAAAAGGTTTGCTACAGATGTGGCATGAAAGGTCATTGGGTATGTACTTGTCGTACGCCAAGACACTTAGCCGATCTGTATAAAGAATCCcaaaagggaaaagagaaaagtGGGGGTGAAATGAATTTCATCTCTGATGAACCCGGGCCATCCTTTCATGGTTTAAATGATGATACTCATCTCGACGTATCAGATTTTCTGGTTGAGCCAGAAAACATCGATGTGTGA